TTGAAATACTACATGGAAACTCTACTGGCCATGGCTGTGAGCTCGAAGGAGCTCCAACCACCATGGCCGAATGACCGAACTCAATGAAGCTCGAGCGACTGTAGCCCCAAGCTTGACGAAAATCCAGCCGTCATGGCCAAACTCGATGAAGCTCGAGTGGCCAATGGAGTCCTCAATGGTGGCTAAGGTCGAACAAAACCTCAATTTGGAGGTCGTATGACCTCAGATGTGAGGTTTCACCCTGGGTTTGTGGCCCAAACTCAAACCCGGATCTTTCCGTGCGTGGTGATGTGTTGCACGATTTAATGGCGGCGAACCCTAATGGTGGAGGCGGCAACCTGATCTGGCGACGGTAGTGGACGAGTTTGGCAAAGTTGGTCGAGTTCTTAAGATCCTAGGCGGTGGTGGGGGATGAGTTTGGTGGTGGTTAAGTGCGAAGTTGGTTGTGGAGGCTGAATCTGATTGTGGGGGAGGTGGTGTCTGATTCCATGTGGTTGTCTTCAAGCGCGAGGGTAGCCGGCAAGGTAGTAGGTGGTGGTGAGTCTGGCGGCAGATGTTTGAGGCAACGGCTGCCGGCGACCATGGACAGCTTCAGTGACCAGCTGCACTACTGTTTGATCAACAAGGGCTGCTACCGGCGGTCTGACTGATGAAAATGGTGTAAGCGGAGCAGCTTAATAAGGtgagcttttcctttttataaacaattgCTGCTGTCAGAACAAATCTTATTTCAGAATCTAAGGCTTCGGCTTTGTGCGAACAATCCAAGTTTTTCTCAACGATcatgttcttttgctttttttttttaaaataaaataaaatagcttttctatctttttatcCTTATCCTTCCTCATTTCTActattaaaatgttaaaattatttttctttttaatttttcaagtttttttcaATATGATGTTCGTTAAGTCCCACATCGTTGTCACAtgtaataagaaaataatagaaaaattgtaaTACATTCATGGATCAAATTGGTATGAAAAAGATGAAGCAAAGCCAATTTCTTATACAATAGAAATTAGGTCAAAAGCAAAATTGTAACAATTGTATTAAGTCCGAATAAATTTGGAGATCttgtgatttaaaaaataacaagaatttgagaatttccttttaaatttagaaaaattggaGTTGGAATATAATTAATGAATCTTTATAAGATCTATTGCTCGATTGTAAAAGATAATTTTGACATTCACGGTTAGATAATTACCCTGGATATTTCTTCAGCTGCCACCCCTTGGTGTCATCAACTTCATTGAGAGCCTGGCGCCATGTCTCTATATCCTTAGAGCTGAACTTCTTCTTTTGATCCTCCATCCTTTGCTCCAAATTTAGTATGGCATCACGGTACAACGGGGTTTTCAGTTTCACATCAGCAGGTTTCACGTCATAAAAGATGGGCAATATCACCTTCTCATTCCCCTCTTCTTTAGATTTAGAGGAATTCTCCACCATCTTTGCAAGCTCGCGAAGACACCAATGACTCGAAGCATAGGTTTgggagaagatgggtatgtaaAGCTTAGAGTCGTCGATCGCTAGCAGAAGGTTGCCACTAATTCTTTCTCCTGGTcgaagctcttcatcatccatgaaaacGTGAATCCCAGCATCTACCAAGGCGTGGTAAAGGCTATTGGTGATTCCCCGACGAGTGTCAGGCCCTCGGAAACTCAGAAACACCTGATACTCGCCTCCTAATGGGTTGTTGGTGCTCGTTCTTGTCTTTGAGTTTGCCATGCGAGCTCCCTTCACACTTCACAGGTCACCCacccttctttctctctctctctctctctctctctctcacgaatAGGCAGGATTGAGATTCTTTTTCAGCTAGCATGTTGTACTGGGTATAAGTAATTCCGCACGAACCGAGGAAACTGTTGACATGCTTTTGTTCACTTTTTTGCTTGAGTTCGAAAAATACAAAcacttttatctctctctctctctctctctctctctaataggCAGGTTTTGTACGAATCGAGGAAACTGTTGACATACTTTTGTTCACTTTTTTGCTTGGGTTTGAAAAGTACAAACACttatttatctctctctctcactctaaTAGGCAGGATTGAGATACTTTTTCGCACGAACCGAGGAAACTGTTGACATACTTTTGTTCACTTTTTTGCTTGAGTTTGAAAAGTACAAACACTTATTTACACATAGAAGATTGGTAATTAGTTTAATAATCTACCAATTCCTATTCCCATGACTTACCAACTCCTTTAAACTTACTAACTATTATTCGATATCACCAAACTTAGTTTGATTGATATACCGGCATTTGTCAGTCACTAGGCAACTTTCTATCTCgtttggttttgaaaaatattaacattTATTCATGCTTTCAAGATTTCTAACTACTTTAATAATAAACCATCGTTTATTCTTCCAGCTTACTAGAAAATATACATTTGCTCATGGACAGGACATGCCATGGAAATGCCAAGGTTTATTACTTGAAGCATATTGTTAAGCCAGGGCACTTGTTAGCCACACCCAATAAATaagtttctttcttcaataTAATAATTGTGCATAACGTGAGAAAAATAGTTCTTGGATACTGATAAAATTTCTCTATATGCATATTTTCGATTTAACCATCGTCCTTCGAAACCCTTGCTAATAAAATCCTTCCTAGAAGTATATGACACTCCACATATTTGAATTTGACCCATTTGCCATTAAATAAAGATGTATATGCCACTTCACAACAGGTGCAGCTTCCAAGTTACAGTGAATAAAGTTGATGGCTATAAAAATAAGGTGGACATTATGACTACAAGAACACATAGTACATAGTGGTGGAGCTTCCGCACgcccaatttcttttgaatttcttcttcatGCTTTTCACGTGGTGCTAGCTGTCCAGGCCTATGAAGTACGGACACGTTGTCCGTGGATTTTCCGACATGCGGTCAACTTTtatcgacacgcgtgtcgacgcgtgtccggaagactgatggagggtggaggcgagggagggcgagggagcagaggTCGCGAGCGCCGGCGAGACGGAGCAGAGGCCGCGAGCGCTGGCGAGACGaagccacgaacggaccaccgcgacggcgagagacgactagagaaagagccgaacagagagaaagaagagagaaggcaaactcccgccggcgagacgaagccacgaacggaccaccgtgacggcgagagacggccagagaGAGGTGAGGGCCACCACTGTTGCGATGGATCGGcgacgagaggaagaggagaggagggaagggggtcgtgcggcgcGGCAAGGAGGATAGAAAAAGGAGGGATCGGCGGCTCGCTAgggtttttcataaagaaatccaaaaaaataagaaaggaggTCTGatggcgtgagagagagagagggagggggggaAGTGACAGCTCACCTGTCACTGTCAAGTGGGggagggaaaaagtaaaataaacgtGGGTGTGGAGGAAAAGGACGAACGAAAGAAGGGttgaattttgggaatttttttaaccggaaaattaaataaattaaattaaaaaaatgatttcgaaaaataaaaatattaaattttgaataatgataaattttggttattgtagaaaatcatggatttatttaaataaattgattctaatttcttattaatttttagtttcatcgataacttttgttaaaattaaaaaaatgtttcgtattaattatgaatattcgaatttcaaatgaattgatttgttaatattattagtataaatttattataggttcttttttaattaattaattatttatgaatttaaattaaattaattaaaaataaaaatatttatttaatatacaacgtgtcgcaacgtgtcggaatttttattttttaaaaatgatgtgtcgacgtgtcgtgttgtgtcgaGGCactcgtgtcgtgtcgcgtgtcggtgctacgTAGGTCCAGACAATGTTGCTTCTCAATTcacttttgaacttttggattagaaaaatatgaactccaaatcatttatgattattttatagCTATTCTATAGTTGGGCTTATTTAAAATCCCAATCCAATAATCTAGATTTACAATATATGTAGATAAATACATAATAACAAGATATacccaaagaatcatttttCATGATGACCCATGAAGCTCTAGATAAATAAACAATCTCCTTCATGTTGCACAGATTAGATTTGCTGCATTGTTCACAAAAATACTCCACCTAACTGCTACCTAAACAAATCAGACTGCATAATTATGGTTGGAAGAAAAGTGAAACCAAACTAAACCAGATCATAGTCAGGAACCAACCAAACCAGACCATTTTTATGGTTGGGttgggtttgatttttttttttctctctttatcttttgtaatttcataaagaaaaaaaatctacacTCACGACGGTTCATAAATTCTCACAGAATGCAAATTAAGCCTACTTCTAAATGCTATTTCATATATGATTAgtaaaaataaacaacaaaattaataatttagttttgcaatttgatttggtttcgaAAAAGTTGAAGCCAAACCAAACCGCAAAAAAGAATTTAGTTTGATTTgtaaactttttttcaaaagagtgCTTTTAAACCGAACCAAATCGA
This region of Eucalyptus grandis isolate ANBG69807.140 chromosome 8, ASM1654582v1, whole genome shotgun sequence genomic DNA includes:
- the LOC104416029 gene encoding TMV resistance protein N-like is translated as MANSKTRTSTNNPLGGEYQVFLSFRGPDTRRGITNSLYHALVDAGIHVFMDDEELRPGERISGNLLLAIDDSKLYIPIFSQTYASSHWCLRELAKMVENSSKSKEEGNEKVILPIFYDVKPADVKLKTPLYRDAILNLEQRMEDQKKKFSSKDIETWRQALNEVDDTKGWQLKKYPG